From a single Lolium rigidum isolate FL_2022 chromosome 7, APGP_CSIRO_Lrig_0.1, whole genome shotgun sequence genomic region:
- the LOC124678886 gene encoding xyloglucan endotransglucosylase/hydrolase protein 24-like has translation MAVSSRTEVCVLAVLVALCIAARTAVVAGGIIEDGLELDWGQGNVSKDGQVISLYLDRDSGGSGLRSRDTYLYARTDLQIKLVPNNSAGTVTTFFFLSEGPWEIHDEIDLEFLGNVSGQPYTLHTNIFANGTGQKEEQFRLWFDPATDFHTYSIVWTPKHILVLVDGTPIREFRNHAKKGVAYPYPSSQRMRLFGSLWNADDWATQGGRVKTDWSAAPFLAQYRNFKATTSSPGGYGYYDDKELDGTTKKKMERVREEYMIYNYCTDTKRFPNGVAPPECSMK, from the exons ATGGCGGTCAGCTCGAGGACGGAGGTCTGCGTGCTAGCGGTGCTCGTGGCGCTCTGCATTGCCGCGCggacggcggtggtggccggGGGCATTATCGAGGACGGGCTAGAGCTTGACTGGGGACAGGGGAACGTTTCGAAGGACGGCCAGGTCATCTCGCTGTACCTCGACCGGGACTCCGGCGGCTCGGGCCTCCGGTCCAGAGACACGTACCTGTACGCGCGCACCGACCTGCAGATCAAGCTCGTCCCCAACAACTCCGCCGGCACCGTCACCACCTTCTTC TTCCTGTCGGAGGGGCCATGGGAGATACACGACGAGATCGACCTGGAGTTCCTGGGCAACGTGAGCGGGCAGCCCTACACGCTCCACACCAACATCTTCGCCAACGGCACCGGCCAGAAGGAGGAGCAGTTCCGCCTCTGGTTCGACCCCGCCACCGACTTCCACACCTACTCCATCGTCTGGACACCCAAGCACATCCT CGTGCTggtggacggcacgccgatccggGAGTTCAGGAACCACGCGAAGAAGGGCGTGGCGTACCCGTACCCGTCGTCACAGCGGATGCGGCTGTTCGGGAGCCTGTGGAACGCTGACGACTGGGCCACGCAGGGCGGCCGCGTCAAGACGGACTGGTCGGCGGCGCCGTTCCTCGCGCAGTACCGCAACTTCAAGGCGACCACGTCGTCGCCGGGCGGGTACGGCTACTACGACGACAAGGAGTTGGATGGGACGACCAAGAAGAAGATGGAGCGGGTGCGTGAGGAATACATGATCTACAACTACTGCACGGACACCAAGAGGTTCCCCAACGGCGTGGCACCACCGGAGTGCTCCATGAAATAG